One segment of Synchiropus splendidus isolate RoL2022-P1 chromosome 4, RoL_Sspl_1.0, whole genome shotgun sequence DNA contains the following:
- the pogza gene encoding pogo transposable element with ZNF domain isoform X4: MQSNEKMMETAPCDALQGEEELSDFKEVRTIRLPCQPVDINHARTFPVQLPGMPLGFTINGQMVQLHAGGTTEFKLNSNPPGSATGFTNVQYINKNVIINEETPEEEMVPVISGVFSGQAAKKVLNDLDLNVNTQKSLTPTVPKKIPGTNTSAPAQATKIFHKGQLSHIPPSTCGVCMSPFKVVTELRGFMCRCSPSILQSLKALRIVKQDLSSRERKKKKSSSDSRSRRRVSQTQLQISESSVSPVLKSVKIPDAAPSEPVIGADPGSPIHLLEDLHDLPPLPEGKLVATVDDFYYNANGGPTTDVQSQYKGTYKCILCFQRLSSNIELMSHMKTHATGSSLSKAVPSCPHCLRLFKTPFKLQCHLKDVHWNHPNPVKCKICELVFDSEQKFLVHMKNTHEPGEMPYICQVCNFRSSFFSDVWFHFEEFHAKTKHLLCQYCLRVLHNGSCYQRHFIRHQKKALLSCDQCRLHFLYVKDRSAHKLVHHSTHVKPTHLARLRPGTKVSVRVYSREAGTVKSVQDQSEGIYVEEKVSIPEDTKSNKECQLKCLPFNVEMESDNDLGPPHCCVECLNSIQDFNSHFPSVVRCSLCSFSTCCSRAYANHMINNHTNTKRRSQYCTIFQSPPRLRKKLSCGICSFQSWRGDVMANHLLEEQEHYCVTTSEWSVDEQQKLTETEGHLAASTDKSPCRGSFVPIELVSPDQTSSELSVTIRSSLSFTCRPAMTIKFRDVQKPWSIQRNVADTPPSAPNIQLRYRESVLLFSLLNGVPRAARLFNRRPVEIWEWTSERKKKLASCEWQWNSEKLVVWLLSRWEQQLHVSQNLLLDEAMKILGESNVMIDRFSWAVDFLLYHRFHLHNNRKCLLPQNVRNQGQNLVRSLCAKVQKGDLTPRSVGFMDELPIFIHMEGWTCSLSNFHLLGLPGELPLFEVVVSGLADGTFLTPLLLFKGKHNVLPEGFPSNVFLQAQPQGFMDEDRLSLWTDKVWRRHAEANPQSLLLLDVHYGHLMGKFHSRLSDMSTELVFLPPSCSSLVQPLDVCVMPVLRHFLQARWTQLESQGGLESLSLDQLAQTMTCWLSEVTSILRAQTHFLSRSFAEVCQLQPDTDSEEVAQLLQTLTDTLCQETASAAGPAGGDAAALR, from the exons GTGTCTTCTCAGGTCAAGCTGCTAAAAAAGTCCTAAATGACCTTGACTTGAATGTCAATACTCAGAAGAGCCTGACGCCCACAGTACCCAAGAAAATCCCTGGCACAAATACCAGTGCACCTGCTCAGGCCACCAAGATCTTCCATAAAG GCCAGCTGAGTCACATCCCCCCATCGACGTGTGGTGTTTGCATGTCCCCATTCAAAGTGGTCACAGAACTTCGTGGGTTCATGTGT CGCTGCAGCCCATCCATACTGCAGAGTCTAAAAGCTCTTCGGATAGTGAAACAGGACCTGTCCAGCAGGGAacgaaagaagaaaaagagctcCAGTGATTCTCGAAGCCGCAGGAGGGTGTCACAGACTCAACTGCAGATTTCAGAA TCCAGCGTGTCCCCTGTTCTCAAGTCTGTCAAGATACCTGATGCAGCCCCTTCAGAACCAGTGATTGGTGCAGACCCAGGCTCTCCCATACATCTCCTCGAAGACTTGCACGATCTCCCTCCCCTGCCTGAAGGCAAACTCGTAGCCACAGTGGACGATTTTTATTACAATGCTAATGGTGGCCCAACAACTGATGTTCAATCGCAGTACAAAGGAACATACAAGTGCATCCTCTGTTTCCAAAGGTTGTCCAGCAACATTGA GCTAATGTCTCATATGAAAACACATGCCACCGGGTCGTCATTATCAAAAGCTGTTCCATCGTGTCCTCACTGTTTGCGGTTATTTAAGACACCATTCAAGTTACAGTGTCATCTGAAGGACGTTCACTGGAACCATCCGAACCCAG TGAAGTGTAAGATCTGTGAACTGGTGTTTGACAGTGAACAAAAATTCCTGGTTCACATGAAGAACACACATGAACCAGGAGAGATGCCCTACATCTGCCAG GTGTGTAACTTCAGGTCATCGTTCTTCTCAGATGTCTGGTTCCATTTCGAAGAGTTTCACGCCAAGACCAAGCACCTGCTGTGTCAGTACTGTCTGAGAGTCCTGCACAATGGCTCCTGCTACCAGCGGCACTTCATCAGACACCAG AAAAAAGCCCTGTTGAGCTGCGATCAGTGTCGTCTTCACTTCCTCTACGTGAAGGACAGGAGTGCTCACAAACTGGTTCACCACAGCACCCATGTCAAACCCACCCATTTGGCCAGACTCAGACCAGGAACAAAG GTGAGTGTCAGGGTGTACTCCAGGGAGGCAGGAACGGTCAAGTCAGTCCaggatcagtcagag ggCATTTATGTAGAGGAAAAAGTGTCCATCCCAGAAGATACAAAGAGCAATAAAGAATGCCAGCTAAAATGTCTTCCGTTCAACGTGGAGATGGAAAG CGACAATGACTTGGGTCCACCTCATTGCTGTGTCGAGTGTCTGAACAGTATTCAGGACTTCAACTCTCATTTCCCATCAGTGGTCCGCTGCTCGTTGTGCAGCTTCAGTACATGCTGCTCCAGAGCATACGCTAACCACATGATAAA CAACCATACCAACACCAAAAGAAGGTCTCAGTACTGCACCATATTCCAGTCCCCACCGAG GCTTAGAAAAAAGTTGTCATGTGGAATTTGCTCTTTTCAATCCTGGAGAGGCGATGTGATGGCAAACCACCTGCTGGAGGAACAGGAGCACTACTGCGTGACAACCTCAG AGTGGAGTGTTGATGAGCAACAGAAGCTGACTGAAACGGAGGGTCACCTGGCTGCCAG CACTGACAAGTCACCGTGTCGAGGTTCCTTCGTTCCCATTGAACTGGTTTCTCCTGATCAGACATCCTCTGAGCTGTCAGTTACCATCCGCTCATCCCTGTCCTTCACCTGCCGCCCCGCCATGACCATCAAGTTCAGAGACGTTCAGAAGCCTTGGAGCATCCAG AGAAACGTTGCTGACACTCCTCCTTCCGCTCCCAACATTCAGCTGAGGTATCGCGAATCTGTGCTGCTCTTCTCACTCCTTAACGGCGTCCCTCGGGCGGCCCGTCTCTTTAATCGGCGTCCGGTTGAGATCTGGGAATGGACTTccgagaggaagaagaagttgGCTTCATGTGAGTGGCAGTGGAACTCGGAGAAGCTGGTGGTGTGGCTTCTGAGTCGgtgggagcagcagctgcatgtCAGCCAAAACCTGCTCCTGGATGAGGCCATGAAGATTCTAGGGGAGAGCAATGTCATGATTGATCGCTTCAGTTGGGCGGTGGACTTCTTGCTGTACCATCGCTTCCATCTCCACAACAACAGAAAGTGCCTCTTGCCCCAAAACGTCCGCAATCAGGGTCAAAATTTAGTTCGGTCTCTTTGTGCAAAG GTCCAGAAAGGTGATCTGACTCCCCGCTCCGTGGGCTTCATGGATGAACTCCCCATCTTCATCCACATGGAAGGCTGGACCTGCAGCCTGTCCAACTTCCACTTGTTGGGGCTGCCCGGAGAGTTGCCTCTGTTTGAGGTCGTGGTGTCCGGACTGGCCGACGGGACCTTTCTCACACCGCTGCTTTTGTTCAAAGGCAAACACAATGTTCTTCCTGAAGGGTTCCCCAGCAATGTCTTTCTGCAAGCTCAGCCTCAGGGATTCATGGACGAGGACCGCCTCAGCCTCTGGACCGACAAG GTGTGGCGACGTCATGCAGAAGCCAACCCTCAGTCTCTGCTCTTACTGGACGTTCACTACGGTCACCTGATGGGCAAATTCCACAGCAGACTGTCTGACATGTCGACAGAGTTGGTCTTCCTCCCTCCGTCCTGCAGCTCCCTGGTGCAGCCCCTGGATGTCTGTGTGATGCCAGTGCTCCGTCACTTTCTGCAG GCCCGTTGGACTCAGTTGGAGTCTCAGGGGGGACTTGAGAGTCTCAGCCTGGACCAGCTGGCTCAGACCATGACATGCTGGCTCAGCGAAGTCACGTCGATCCTCCGAGCACAGACGCACTTCCTATCCAG GTCGTTTGCTGAGGTGTGTCAGCTGCAGCCCGACACTGACTCGGAGGAGGTTGCCCAGCTGCTCCAGACTCTGACAGACACTCTGTGTCAGGAAACGGCTTCAGCTGCAGGTCCAGCTGGTGGTGATGCAGCCGCCCTGCGCTAG
- the pogza gene encoding pogo transposable element with ZNF domain isoform X3: MGEEELSDFKEVRTIRLPCQPVDINHARTFPVQLPGMPLGFTINGQMVQLHAGGTTEFKLNSNPPGSATGFTNVQYINKNVIINEETPEEEMVPVISGVFSGQAAKKVLNDLDLNVNTQKSLTPTVPKKIPGTNTSAPAQATKIFHKGQLSHIPPSTCGVCMSPFKVVTELRGFMCRCSPSILQSLKALRIVKQDLSSRERKKKKSSSDSRSRRRVSQTQLQISECLKQTGNMDQPSEEASSLQNQEMDQSSVSPVLKSVKIPDAAPSEPVIGADPGSPIHLLEDLHDLPPLPEGKLVATVDDFYYNANGGPTTDVQSQYKGTYKCILCFQRLSSNIELMSHMKTHATGSSLSKAVPSCPHCLRLFKTPFKLQCHLKDVHWNHPNPVKCKICELVFDSEQKFLVHMKNTHEPGEMPYICQVCNFRSSFFSDVWFHFEEFHAKTKHLLCQYCLRVLHNGSCYQRHFIRHQKKALLSCDQCRLHFLYVKDRSAHKLVHHSTHVKPTHLARLRPGTKVSVRVYSREAGTVKSVQDQSEGIYVEEKVSIPEDTKSNKECQLKCLPFNVEMESDNDLGPPHCCVECLNSIQDFNSHFPSVVRCSLCSFSTCCSRAYANHMINNHTNTKRRSQYCTIFQSPPRLRKKLSCGICSFQSWRGDVMANHLLEEQEHYCVTTSEWSVDEQQKLTETEGHLAASTDKSPCRGSFVPIELVSPDQTSSELSVTIRSSLSFTCRPAMTIKFRDVQKPWSIQRNVADTPPSAPNIQLRYRESVLLFSLLNGVPRAARLFNRRPVEIWEWTSERKKKLASCEWQWNSEKLVVWLLSRWEQQLHVSQNLLLDEAMKILGESNVMIDRFSWAVDFLLYHRFHLHNNRKCLLPQNVRNQGQNLVRSLCAKVQKGDLTPRSVGFMDELPIFIHMEGWTCSLSNFHLLGLPGELPLFEVVVSGLADGTFLTPLLLFKGKHNVLPEGFPSNVFLQAQPQGFMDEDRLSLWTDKVWRRHAEANPQSLLLLDVHYGHLMGKFHSRLSDMSTELVFLPPSCSSLVQPLDVCVMPVLRHFLQARWTQLESQGGLESLSLDQLAQTMTCWLSEVTSILRAQTHFLSRSFAEVCQLQPDTDSEEVAQLLQTLTDTLCQETASAAGPAGGDAAALR, from the exons GTGTCTTCTCAGGTCAAGCTGCTAAAAAAGTCCTAAATGACCTTGACTTGAATGTCAATACTCAGAAGAGCCTGACGCCCACAGTACCCAAGAAAATCCCTGGCACAAATACCAGTGCACCTGCTCAGGCCACCAAGATCTTCCATAAAG GCCAGCTGAGTCACATCCCCCCATCGACGTGTGGTGTTTGCATGTCCCCATTCAAAGTGGTCACAGAACTTCGTGGGTTCATGTGT CGCTGCAGCCCATCCATACTGCAGAGTCTAAAAGCTCTTCGGATAGTGAAACAGGACCTGTCCAGCAGGGAacgaaagaagaaaaagagctcCAGTGATTCTCGAAGCCGCAGGAGGGTGTCACAGACTCAACTGCAGATTTCAGAA TGCCTAAAGCAGACCGGAAACATGGATCAGCCCAGTGAGGAGGCAAGTTCGCTGCAGAACCAAGAAATGGACCAG TCCAGCGTGTCCCCTGTTCTCAAGTCTGTCAAGATACCTGATGCAGCCCCTTCAGAACCAGTGATTGGTGCAGACCCAGGCTCTCCCATACATCTCCTCGAAGACTTGCACGATCTCCCTCCCCTGCCTGAAGGCAAACTCGTAGCCACAGTGGACGATTTTTATTACAATGCTAATGGTGGCCCAACAACTGATGTTCAATCGCAGTACAAAGGAACATACAAGTGCATCCTCTGTTTCCAAAGGTTGTCCAGCAACATTGA GCTAATGTCTCATATGAAAACACATGCCACCGGGTCGTCATTATCAAAAGCTGTTCCATCGTGTCCTCACTGTTTGCGGTTATTTAAGACACCATTCAAGTTACAGTGTCATCTGAAGGACGTTCACTGGAACCATCCGAACCCAG TGAAGTGTAAGATCTGTGAACTGGTGTTTGACAGTGAACAAAAATTCCTGGTTCACATGAAGAACACACATGAACCAGGAGAGATGCCCTACATCTGCCAG GTGTGTAACTTCAGGTCATCGTTCTTCTCAGATGTCTGGTTCCATTTCGAAGAGTTTCACGCCAAGACCAAGCACCTGCTGTGTCAGTACTGTCTGAGAGTCCTGCACAATGGCTCCTGCTACCAGCGGCACTTCATCAGACACCAG AAAAAAGCCCTGTTGAGCTGCGATCAGTGTCGTCTTCACTTCCTCTACGTGAAGGACAGGAGTGCTCACAAACTGGTTCACCACAGCACCCATGTCAAACCCACCCATTTGGCCAGACTCAGACCAGGAACAAAG GTGAGTGTCAGGGTGTACTCCAGGGAGGCAGGAACGGTCAAGTCAGTCCaggatcagtcagag ggCATTTATGTAGAGGAAAAAGTGTCCATCCCAGAAGATACAAAGAGCAATAAAGAATGCCAGCTAAAATGTCTTCCGTTCAACGTGGAGATGGAAAG CGACAATGACTTGGGTCCACCTCATTGCTGTGTCGAGTGTCTGAACAGTATTCAGGACTTCAACTCTCATTTCCCATCAGTGGTCCGCTGCTCGTTGTGCAGCTTCAGTACATGCTGCTCCAGAGCATACGCTAACCACATGATAAA CAACCATACCAACACCAAAAGAAGGTCTCAGTACTGCACCATATTCCAGTCCCCACCGAG GCTTAGAAAAAAGTTGTCATGTGGAATTTGCTCTTTTCAATCCTGGAGAGGCGATGTGATGGCAAACCACCTGCTGGAGGAACAGGAGCACTACTGCGTGACAACCTCAG AGTGGAGTGTTGATGAGCAACAGAAGCTGACTGAAACGGAGGGTCACCTGGCTGCCAG CACTGACAAGTCACCGTGTCGAGGTTCCTTCGTTCCCATTGAACTGGTTTCTCCTGATCAGACATCCTCTGAGCTGTCAGTTACCATCCGCTCATCCCTGTCCTTCACCTGCCGCCCCGCCATGACCATCAAGTTCAGAGACGTTCAGAAGCCTTGGAGCATCCAG AGAAACGTTGCTGACACTCCTCCTTCCGCTCCCAACATTCAGCTGAGGTATCGCGAATCTGTGCTGCTCTTCTCACTCCTTAACGGCGTCCCTCGGGCGGCCCGTCTCTTTAATCGGCGTCCGGTTGAGATCTGGGAATGGACTTccgagaggaagaagaagttgGCTTCATGTGAGTGGCAGTGGAACTCGGAGAAGCTGGTGGTGTGGCTTCTGAGTCGgtgggagcagcagctgcatgtCAGCCAAAACCTGCTCCTGGATGAGGCCATGAAGATTCTAGGGGAGAGCAATGTCATGATTGATCGCTTCAGTTGGGCGGTGGACTTCTTGCTGTACCATCGCTTCCATCTCCACAACAACAGAAAGTGCCTCTTGCCCCAAAACGTCCGCAATCAGGGTCAAAATTTAGTTCGGTCTCTTTGTGCAAAG GTCCAGAAAGGTGATCTGACTCCCCGCTCCGTGGGCTTCATGGATGAACTCCCCATCTTCATCCACATGGAAGGCTGGACCTGCAGCCTGTCCAACTTCCACTTGTTGGGGCTGCCCGGAGAGTTGCCTCTGTTTGAGGTCGTGGTGTCCGGACTGGCCGACGGGACCTTTCTCACACCGCTGCTTTTGTTCAAAGGCAAACACAATGTTCTTCCTGAAGGGTTCCCCAGCAATGTCTTTCTGCAAGCTCAGCCTCAGGGATTCATGGACGAGGACCGCCTCAGCCTCTGGACCGACAAG GTGTGGCGACGTCATGCAGAAGCCAACCCTCAGTCTCTGCTCTTACTGGACGTTCACTACGGTCACCTGATGGGCAAATTCCACAGCAGACTGTCTGACATGTCGACAGAGTTGGTCTTCCTCCCTCCGTCCTGCAGCTCCCTGGTGCAGCCCCTGGATGTCTGTGTGATGCCAGTGCTCCGTCACTTTCTGCAG GCCCGTTGGACTCAGTTGGAGTCTCAGGGGGGACTTGAGAGTCTCAGCCTGGACCAGCTGGCTCAGACCATGACATGCTGGCTCAGCGAAGTCACGTCGATCCTCCGAGCACAGACGCACTTCCTATCCAG GTCGTTTGCTGAGGTGTGTCAGCTGCAGCCCGACACTGACTCGGAGGAGGTTGCCCAGCTGCTCCAGACTCTGACAGACACTCTGTGTCAGGAAACGGCTTCAGCTGCAGGTCCAGCTGGTGGTGATGCAGCCGCCCTGCGCTAG
- the pogza gene encoding pogo transposable element with ZNF domain isoform X2 yields MQSNEKMMETAPCDALQGEEELSDFKEVRTIRLPCQPVDINHARTFPVQLPGMPLGFTINGQMVQLHAGGTTEFKLNSNPPGSATGFTNVQYINKNVIINEETPEEEMVPVISGVFSGQAAKKVLNDLDLNVNTQKSLTPTVPKKIPGTNTSAPAQATKIFHKGQLSHIPPSTCGVCMSPFKVVTELRGFMCRCSPSILQSLKALRIVKQDLSSRERKKKKSSSDSRSRRRVSQTQLQISECLKQTGNMDQPSEEASSLQNQEMDQSSVSPVLKSVKIPDAAPSEPVIGADPGSPIHLLEDLHDLPPLPEGKLVATVDDFYYNANGGPTTDVQSQYKGTYKCILCFQRLSSNIELMSHMKTHATGSSLSKAVPSCPHCLRLFKTPFKLQCHLKDVHWNHPNPVKCKICELVFDSEQKFLVHMKNTHEPGEMPYICQVCNFRSSFFSDVWFHFEEFHAKTKHLLCQYCLRVLHNGSCYQRHFIRHQKKALLSCDQCRLHFLYVKDRSAHKLVHHSTHVKPTHLARLRPGTKVSVRVYSREAGTVKSVQDQSEGIYVEEKVSIPEDTKSNKECQLKCLPFNVEMESDNDLGPPHCCVECLNSIQDFNSHFPSVVRCSLCSFSTCCSRAYANHMINNHTNTKRRSQYCTIFQSPPRLRKKLSCGICSFQSWRGDVMANHLLEEQEHYCVTTSEWSVDEQQKLTETEGHLAASTDKSPCRGSFVPIELVSPDQTSSELSVTIRSSLSFTCRPAMTIKFRDVQKPWSIQRNVADTPPSAPNIQLRYRESVLLFSLLNGVPRAARLFNRRPVEIWEWTSERKKKLASCEWQWNSEKLVVWLLSRWEQQLHVSQNLLLDEAMKILGESNVMIDRFSWAVDFLLYHRFHLHNNRKCLLPQNVRNQGQNLVRSLCAKVQKGDLTPRSVGFMDELPIFIHMEGWTCSLSNFHLLGLPGELPLFEVVVSGLADGTFLTPLLLFKGKHNVLPEGFPSNVFLQAQPQGFMDEDRLSLWTDKVWRRHAEANPQSLLLLDVHYGHLMGKFHSRLSDMSTELVFLPPSCSSLVQPLDVCVMPVLRHFLQARWTQLESQGGLESLSLDQLAQTMTCWLSEVTSILRAQTHFLSRSFAEVCQLQPDTDSEEVAQLLQTLTDTLCQETASAAGPAGGDAAALR; encoded by the exons GTGTCTTCTCAGGTCAAGCTGCTAAAAAAGTCCTAAATGACCTTGACTTGAATGTCAATACTCAGAAGAGCCTGACGCCCACAGTACCCAAGAAAATCCCTGGCACAAATACCAGTGCACCTGCTCAGGCCACCAAGATCTTCCATAAAG GCCAGCTGAGTCACATCCCCCCATCGACGTGTGGTGTTTGCATGTCCCCATTCAAAGTGGTCACAGAACTTCGTGGGTTCATGTGT CGCTGCAGCCCATCCATACTGCAGAGTCTAAAAGCTCTTCGGATAGTGAAACAGGACCTGTCCAGCAGGGAacgaaagaagaaaaagagctcCAGTGATTCTCGAAGCCGCAGGAGGGTGTCACAGACTCAACTGCAGATTTCAGAA TGCCTAAAGCAGACCGGAAACATGGATCAGCCCAGTGAGGAGGCAAGTTCGCTGCAGAACCAAGAAATGGACCAG TCCAGCGTGTCCCCTGTTCTCAAGTCTGTCAAGATACCTGATGCAGCCCCTTCAGAACCAGTGATTGGTGCAGACCCAGGCTCTCCCATACATCTCCTCGAAGACTTGCACGATCTCCCTCCCCTGCCTGAAGGCAAACTCGTAGCCACAGTGGACGATTTTTATTACAATGCTAATGGTGGCCCAACAACTGATGTTCAATCGCAGTACAAAGGAACATACAAGTGCATCCTCTGTTTCCAAAGGTTGTCCAGCAACATTGA GCTAATGTCTCATATGAAAACACATGCCACCGGGTCGTCATTATCAAAAGCTGTTCCATCGTGTCCTCACTGTTTGCGGTTATTTAAGACACCATTCAAGTTACAGTGTCATCTGAAGGACGTTCACTGGAACCATCCGAACCCAG TGAAGTGTAAGATCTGTGAACTGGTGTTTGACAGTGAACAAAAATTCCTGGTTCACATGAAGAACACACATGAACCAGGAGAGATGCCCTACATCTGCCAG GTGTGTAACTTCAGGTCATCGTTCTTCTCAGATGTCTGGTTCCATTTCGAAGAGTTTCACGCCAAGACCAAGCACCTGCTGTGTCAGTACTGTCTGAGAGTCCTGCACAATGGCTCCTGCTACCAGCGGCACTTCATCAGACACCAG AAAAAAGCCCTGTTGAGCTGCGATCAGTGTCGTCTTCACTTCCTCTACGTGAAGGACAGGAGTGCTCACAAACTGGTTCACCACAGCACCCATGTCAAACCCACCCATTTGGCCAGACTCAGACCAGGAACAAAG GTGAGTGTCAGGGTGTACTCCAGGGAGGCAGGAACGGTCAAGTCAGTCCaggatcagtcagag ggCATTTATGTAGAGGAAAAAGTGTCCATCCCAGAAGATACAAAGAGCAATAAAGAATGCCAGCTAAAATGTCTTCCGTTCAACGTGGAGATGGAAAG CGACAATGACTTGGGTCCACCTCATTGCTGTGTCGAGTGTCTGAACAGTATTCAGGACTTCAACTCTCATTTCCCATCAGTGGTCCGCTGCTCGTTGTGCAGCTTCAGTACATGCTGCTCCAGAGCATACGCTAACCACATGATAAA CAACCATACCAACACCAAAAGAAGGTCTCAGTACTGCACCATATTCCAGTCCCCACCGAG GCTTAGAAAAAAGTTGTCATGTGGAATTTGCTCTTTTCAATCCTGGAGAGGCGATGTGATGGCAAACCACCTGCTGGAGGAACAGGAGCACTACTGCGTGACAACCTCAG AGTGGAGTGTTGATGAGCAACAGAAGCTGACTGAAACGGAGGGTCACCTGGCTGCCAG CACTGACAAGTCACCGTGTCGAGGTTCCTTCGTTCCCATTGAACTGGTTTCTCCTGATCAGACATCCTCTGAGCTGTCAGTTACCATCCGCTCATCCCTGTCCTTCACCTGCCGCCCCGCCATGACCATCAAGTTCAGAGACGTTCAGAAGCCTTGGAGCATCCAG AGAAACGTTGCTGACACTCCTCCTTCCGCTCCCAACATTCAGCTGAGGTATCGCGAATCTGTGCTGCTCTTCTCACTCCTTAACGGCGTCCCTCGGGCGGCCCGTCTCTTTAATCGGCGTCCGGTTGAGATCTGGGAATGGACTTccgagaggaagaagaagttgGCTTCATGTGAGTGGCAGTGGAACTCGGAGAAGCTGGTGGTGTGGCTTCTGAGTCGgtgggagcagcagctgcatgtCAGCCAAAACCTGCTCCTGGATGAGGCCATGAAGATTCTAGGGGAGAGCAATGTCATGATTGATCGCTTCAGTTGGGCGGTGGACTTCTTGCTGTACCATCGCTTCCATCTCCACAACAACAGAAAGTGCCTCTTGCCCCAAAACGTCCGCAATCAGGGTCAAAATTTAGTTCGGTCTCTTTGTGCAAAG GTCCAGAAAGGTGATCTGACTCCCCGCTCCGTGGGCTTCATGGATGAACTCCCCATCTTCATCCACATGGAAGGCTGGACCTGCAGCCTGTCCAACTTCCACTTGTTGGGGCTGCCCGGAGAGTTGCCTCTGTTTGAGGTCGTGGTGTCCGGACTGGCCGACGGGACCTTTCTCACACCGCTGCTTTTGTTCAAAGGCAAACACAATGTTCTTCCTGAAGGGTTCCCCAGCAATGTCTTTCTGCAAGCTCAGCCTCAGGGATTCATGGACGAGGACCGCCTCAGCCTCTGGACCGACAAG GTGTGGCGACGTCATGCAGAAGCCAACCCTCAGTCTCTGCTCTTACTGGACGTTCACTACGGTCACCTGATGGGCAAATTCCACAGCAGACTGTCTGACATGTCGACAGAGTTGGTCTTCCTCCCTCCGTCCTGCAGCTCCCTGGTGCAGCCCCTGGATGTCTGTGTGATGCCAGTGCTCCGTCACTTTCTGCAG GCCCGTTGGACTCAGTTGGAGTCTCAGGGGGGACTTGAGAGTCTCAGCCTGGACCAGCTGGCTCAGACCATGACATGCTGGCTCAGCGAAGTCACGTCGATCCTCCGAGCACAGACGCACTTCCTATCCAG GTCGTTTGCTGAGGTGTGTCAGCTGCAGCCCGACACTGACTCGGAGGAGGTTGCCCAGCTGCTCCAGACTCTGACAGACACTCTGTGTCAGGAAACGGCTTCAGCTGCAGGTCCAGCTGGTGGTGATGCAGCCGCCCTGCGCTAG